The proteins below come from a single Juglans regia cultivar Chandler chromosome 12, Walnut 2.0, whole genome shotgun sequence genomic window:
- the LOC108992397 gene encoding calcium-dependent protein kinase 24-like: protein MGSCVSVPAKEGLWQRNNRGLRPISNYDLDSPRRHCPPPSLLLSVVNNPSGDDIFQKYKLGKELGRGEFGVTHKCFDLQTGEALACKIISKCKLRTEIDVEDVRREVEIMRHLPKHPNIVSFKEAYEDMDAVYLVMELCEGGELFDRIVTRGHYTERAAATVFKTIIDVCKVCHEHGVIHRDLKPENFLFIDVTETARLKAIDFGLSIFYEPGQRFSEIVGSPYYMAPEVLRRNYGPEVDVWSAGVILYILLCGVPPFWAESEEGIARAIVQGNNIDLERDPWPKISEEAKDLVKGMLDQNPYSRMTVQEVLEHTWIKNKNHVRNVSLGENVRIKIKQFCLMNKFKKKALRVVADNLPDEQINRIRQMFNMMDTDKNGNLSFEELKEGLHNIGHPVSEPDVQMLMNAADVDGSGTIDCDEFLTLSIHLKRIGNDETLFQAFTFFDKNQNGYIEFDELRESLLEDILGPNNDKAIQDIMFDVDLDKDGRISYDEFKAMMKTGMDWKMASRQYSRVFLNALSLKMFKEKSRELKLE from the exons ATGGGGAGCTGCGTCTCGGTGCCGGCGAAAGAGGGTCTATGGCAAAGGAACAACAGGGGCTTGAGACCTATCTCCAACTACGATCTCGACTCGCCTCGCCGGCATTGTCCGCCGCCCTCCCTCCTCCTTTCGGTCGTCAACAACCCTTCCGGCGATGACATCTTCCAGAAATACAAGCTCGGGAAAGAGCTCGGGCGCGGTGAGTTTGGGGTCACCCACAAATGCTTTGACCTCCAAACAGGCGAGGCCTTGGCTTGCAAGATCATATCCAAGTGCAAGCTCCGGACCGAGATTGACGTCGAGGACGTGCGCCGCGAGGTCGAGATCATGCGGCATTTGCCTAAGCACCCGAATATTGTGAGCTTCAAGGAGGCTTACGAGGACATGGATGCGGTTTATCTCGTCATGGAACTCTGCGAGGGCGGTGAGCTCTTCGATAGGATCGTGACGCGAGGGCATTACACGGAGCGCGCTGCAGCGACAGTTTTCAAGACCATTATTGATGTTTGCAAG GTATGCCATGAGCATGGAGTTATACATAGGGATCTCAAACCTGAGAATTTCTTATTCATCGATGTGACTGAAACTGCTCGGTTAAAGGCAATTGATTTTGGCCTCTCCATATTCTATGAACCTG gtCAGCGATTCAGTGAAATTGTTGGAAGTCCATATTACATGGCTCCAGAAGTCTTAAGAAGAAATTATGGCCCAGAAGTTGATGTGTGGAGTGCAGGCGTTATCCtttatatattactatgtgGAGTTCCTCCCTTCTGGGCAG AATCTGAGGAAGGAATTGCACGGGCCATTGTTCAGGGTAACAATATAGATCTTGAGAGGGATCCTTGGCCAAAGATTTCTGAGGAAGCAAAGGATCTAGTGAAGGGAATGCTCGACCAAAATCCTTACAGTCGGATGACGGTCCAAGAAGTCCTTG aaCATACTTGGATTAAGAACAAAAATCATGTTCGTAATGTTTCTTTGGGAGAAAATGTCAGAATAAAGATCAAGCAGTTCTGCTTGATGAATAAATTCAAGAAGAAAGCTCTTAGA GTGGTAGCCGACAACTTGCCAGATGAGCAAATAAATAGGATCAGACAGATGTTTAATATGATGGACACTGACAAAAATGGAAACTTGTCATTTGAGGAGCTCAAAGAGGGCCTCCATAATATTGGACACCCAGTTTCTGAGCCTGATGTCCAGATGTTGATGAACGCT GCGGATGTTGATGGAAGTGGCACAATAGACTGTGATGAGTTTTTGACATTGTCTATTCACTTGAAAAGGATTGGCAATGACGAGACTCTGTTTCAAGCTTTTACATTCTTTGACAAGAATCAGAATGGGTatattgagtttgatgaattaAGAGAGAGTCTGCTAGAGGACATCCTTGGTCCTAACAATGATAAGGCCATCCAAGACATCATGTTCGATGTCGACTTGGATAAG GATGGTAGAATCAGCTATGATGAATTTAAGGCAATGATGAAAACAGGCATGGACTGGAAAATGGCTTCTCGGCAATATTCTAGAGTGTTTTTAAATGCACTAAGCCTCAAAATGTTCAAGGAAAAATCAAGGGAACTAAAGCTTGAGTAA